In Desulfosalsimonas propionicica, the DNA window GGACAATCAACCCCCCGGGGTGAAAAATGTTCATTAGAAAGTCACCTGTTTACTGTCCGGGCCCAGGTTATGCTGTCTGCGAAGTTTCAAAATTTTCAGGGTCAGGCCAGCAGGGTGGCCAGAAGGCCGGATAAGACGATGCCGTCAAACGTGCCTGCCCCTCCGATGCTGGCCACACCGGTGTTGAGTTTTTCGATCTCTTTGAGATGGAGCAGATCCGCACCGATCAGCGGGCCCAGCACCCCGGCGCAAAACGCGATGGGCGGGGCCAGTTCCCGGTAAAGCAGAAGCGCGCATGCCGCCGCTGCGATAGCCGGCACCAAAGCGGGCATGGCAATGCCCACATTGGCAACAGGCCGGGCGGTATGATAGCAGATAAAGATGTTTATGCCCACCGCTGTCAGGGCAAGTCCCAGTGCTCCCGGTCCGTGCCCGGCGATGCGGAAAAGTTCGTATGCGGCAATGAGGCATGGAATCACACAGCCGCCGACATTGACCGCCAGCACGGTATGCTGCTGCCGGCAGGTCTGGTCTGCAAAAAACCGATGGAGACCGAAAAACCGGCATGAGGACGCATCAAAAGGCTGATTTTTTTCAATTCGCCGGACCGGGATGTTGATCATGCCGCCGATAAATATGCCCATGGCCGCCAGCAGGGTCACGCGGGGGCTTAATCCAAGGCGGCCCAGGGCGGTGATCATCACATCGGCCAGAAACAAGGGAAACAGGATCATAAATACGGCAAAAAGAAAAAGGGGCAGACATCCCTGTGTGTTTCCGGATTGCATGGTTTTATCTCCCTGCCAGATAATCTTTTAAGCGCCTGAGGGCCAGCTCGATGTTTTGGCGGCTGTTGCAGTAGGAAAAGCGCAGAAATCCGTGGCCGCCGGGTCCGAAATCCCGCCCCGGGGTGACGGCCACCCCGGTTTTTTCCAGAATGTCAAAGGCCAGGCGGTAGTCGTCGGCATCAATATGGGCGCAGCTGGTAAATACATAAAAGGCGCCTTTGGGCTCCACGGCAATGGGAAACCCCAGTTTCCTGAGCCCCTGGATCAGCACCTGTCTTCGGATGTCGTAGATTTCCCGCATCCGCAAAACATCATCCCATCCGTCCCGGAGTGCTGCAATGCCTGCCCACTGGGCCACAGACGGGGCGCATATGGCGAAATTCTGGTGCATTTTCTGCAAGGGGCGGATAAAATGCGGCGGGGCAATCAGATAGCCCAGCCGCCAGCCGCACATGGCGTAGCGCTTGGAAAATCCGTCGAGCACAAAGGCATTGTCCGTGTATTCCAGGATGGAATGCTCCTGTCCCTCGTAGACCAGGCCGTGGTAGATTTCATCGCTGATCACGTAGGGGCCGCCCGGATTTCCCGGGGCCATTTCGGCAACAGCCGCCAGCAGGTCAGGCGGCATCACCTGGCCGGTGGGGTTGGCGGGGCTGTTGATGAAAATGGCGCGGGTGTTGGCGTCCATGGCTGCCCTGATTTCATCGGCCCGGAACTGGAAGCCTTCCCGGGCGCGGACCGGAATGCGGACCGGCACCCCGCCGGCAAATTCAATAAAATTGTCATAGCAGGCATAATGGGGGTCCGAGAGGATCACCCGCTGGCCATCTTCGAGCAGGGCGGAAAAAAGCAGGAGCATGGCCGCGCTGGTGCCTGCGGTCACCAAGATCCGGGCCGGGTCCACTTCCACGCCGTAGCGCTTCCGGTAGTTTTCGGCAATGGCTAAGCGCAGTTCCATTATGCCCATGGAATGGGTATAATGGGTTTCCCCGCGGGCCATGGCCGCAGCGGCGGCCTTTGTTATCACCTCCGGGGTGGCAAAGTCGGGCTCGCCTACTTCCAGGTGGATGATTTCGCGCCCTGCGGCGGCCAGTTCCTGAGCCCGCTCCAGCACGTCCATCACGATAAAGGCCGGAATCCGGCCGGCCCTTTGGCTTACACCCATTGGTCTTTATCCATACATGTTTTCGATTTCGTTCTGGTAATTTTTGATTACTTCCTTGCGCTTGAGCTTCATGGTCTGGGTGAGCATCCCGTTTTCCACACTGAAATCTTCGGTGAGGAATTTGAATTTTTTCGGTATCTCATATCCGCCAAATGTCTTTTTCAGATGGCGGGTGATTTCATTTTCAATCATTTCCGTAAAAGCCGGGTTGGCAATCAGGTCCCCAGGGGCGGCCGAGGCGCCGTTTTTTTCAGCCCAGCGGGCGGCTGCCTCAAAATCCGGCACCACCAGGCAGACGTTATACGGCTTTCCCTCTCCGTAGATCGTTGCATTGGCCACGGGTGCAAGCAGTTTGATTTCCTCTTCGAGAACGGCCGGAAA includes these proteins:
- a CDS encoding DUF1614 domain-containing protein, with product MQSGNTQGCLPLFLFAVFMILFPLFLADVMITALGRLGLSPRVTLLAAMGIFIGGMINIPVRRIEKNQPFDASSCRFFGLHRFFADQTCRQQHTVLAVNVGGCVIPCLIAAYELFRIAGHGPGALGLALTAVGINIFICYHTARPVANVGIAMPALVPAIAAAACALLLYRELAPPIAFCAGVLGPLIGADLLHLKEIEKLNTGVASIGGAGTFDGIVLSGLLATLLA
- a CDS encoding pyridoxal phosphate-dependent aminotransferase; the protein is MGVSQRAGRIPAFIVMDVLERAQELAAAGREIIHLEVGEPDFATPEVITKAAAAAMARGETHYTHSMGIMELRLAIAENYRKRYGVEVDPARILVTAGTSAAMLLLFSALLEDGQRVILSDPHYACYDNFIEFAGGVPVRIPVRAREGFQFRADEIRAAMDANTRAIFINSPANPTGQVMPPDLLAAVAEMAPGNPGGPYVISDEIYHGLVYEGQEHSILEYTDNAFVLDGFSKRYAMCGWRLGYLIAPPHFIRPLQKMHQNFAICAPSVAQWAGIAALRDGWDDVLRMREIYDIRRQVLIQGLRKLGFPIAVEPKGAFYVFTSCAHIDADDYRLAFDILEKTGVAVTPGRDFGPGGHGFLRFSYCNSRQNIELALRRLKDYLAGR